From Hirundo rustica isolate bHirRus1 chromosome 1, bHirRus1.pri.v3, whole genome shotgun sequence, a single genomic window includes:
- the PDIA4 gene encoding protein disulfide-isomerase A4, whose product MRMRGLCVLVLLLGLAQIALLARGAAAQEEDGDGESVTNEADDDGDDDDDEEDDEDDDDSVVKEENGVLVLNDANFDTFTADKDTVLLEFYAPWCGHCKQFAPEYEKIAKTLKENDPPIPVAKIDATAATSLSSRFDVSGYPTIKILKKGQAVDYDGSRTEDAIVAKVKEVSDPNWTPPPEATLVLTQDNFDEVVNDADIILVEFYAPWCGHCKRLAPEYEKAAQELSKRTPPIPLAKVDATAETELAKKFDVTGYPTLKIFRKGKPYDYSGPREKYGIVDYMIEQAGPPSKQIQATKQVQEFLRDGDDVIIIGVFSGENDKTYQLYQEAANGLREDYKFHHTFSNEIAKLLKASPGKLVVMQPEKFQSKHEPKMHVLNLKDSTDGSEIKEHVVKHALPLVGHRKPSNDAKRYSKRPLVVVYYSVDFSFDYRVATQYWRGKVLEVAKDFPEYVFAVSDEEDYSSEIKDLGLLESGEDVNAAILDEGGKKYAMEPEEFDSDVLRQFVMAFKKGKLKPIVKSQPVPKNNKGPVKVVVGKTFDSIVMDPKNDVLIEFYAPWCGHCKKLEPVYNELGKKYKNEKNLIIAKMDATANDVTNDHYKVEGFPTIYFAPKDKKNNPIKFEGGDRDLEHLSKFIEEHATKLSRTKEEL is encoded by the exons atGAGGATGCGCGGGTTGTgcgtgctggtgctgctgttggGGCTGGCTCAGATCGCCCTCCtggcgcggggcgcggcggcaCAGGAGGAGGATGGCGATGGAG AATCTGTTACAAATGAAGCTGAcgatgatggtgatgatgatgacgatgaAGAAGATGACGAAGATGATGACGATTCTGtagttaaagaagaaaatggtgTATTAGTCTTGAATGATGCAAACTTTGACACCTTCACTGCAGACAAGGATACTGTGCTGCTGGAGTTCTATGCACCATG GTGCGGGCACTGCAAGCAGTTTGCTCCTGAGTATGAAAAGATAGCCAAAACTCTGAAGGAAAATGACCCTCCTATTCCTGTAGCTAAAATAGATGCTACTGCAGCCACTTCACTGTCAAGTCGTTTTGATGTCAGTGGCTACCCAACCAtcaaaatcctgaaaaaagGCCAAGCTGTTGACTATGATGGGTCCCGGACAGAAGATG CTATTGTGGCCAAAGTCAAGGAGGTTTCTGATCCCAACTGGACCCCTCCACCTGAAGCTACTCTGGTATTGACCCAGGATAATTTTGATGAAGTTGTGAACGATGCTGACATAATCCTGGTGGAGTTTTATGCTCCATG GTGCGGACACTGCAAGAGGCTTGCTCCAGAATACGAGAAGGCTGCCCAGGAGCTCAGCAAGCGCACGCCTCCCATCCCCCTGGCTAAAGTCGACGCCACGGCTGAAACGGAGCTGGCAAAGAAGTTTGATGTTACTGGCTACCCAACTCTCAAAATCTTCCGCAAGGGCAAACCTTACGACTACAGCGGTCCACGGGAAAAATACG GTATCGTCGACTACATGATTGAACAGGCTGGTCCTCCATCCAAACAGATTCAGGCTACCAAGCAGGTACAAGAATTTCTGAGGGATGGGGATGATGTCATCATCATTGGTGTCTTTAGTGGAGAGAATGACAAAACCTATCAGCTCTATCAGGAAGCAG CTAATGGTTTGAGAGAAGATTATAAATTCCATCACACGTTCAGCAATGAGATTGCAAAACTGCTGAAAGCATCTCCAGGAAAACTGGTTGTCATGCAGCCAGAAAAATTTCAGTCAAAGCACGAGCCCAAGATGCATGTTCTGAATCTTAAA GACTCTACAGATGGATCTGAGATTAAAGAGCACGTGGTAAAACATGCTTTGCCTCTAGTTGGTCATCGCAAGCCTTCCAACGATGCCAAGAGATATTCCAAGCGTCCTCTAGTGGTTGTCTACTATTCTGTGGACTTCAGTTTTGACTACCGTGTTG CTACCCAGTACTGGAGAGGCAAAGTCCTGGAAGTGGCTAAAGACTTTCCTGAATACGTGTTTGCTGTTTCTGATGAGGAAGATtattcttctgaaataaaagactTGGGCCTGCTTGAGAGTGGAGAGGATGTCAATGCTGCCATTCTGGATGAAGGTGGCAAGAAGTATGCCATGGAGCCAGAAGAGTTTGACTCTGATGTACTCAGGCAGTTTGTGATGGCATTCAAAAAAG GAAAACTGAAGCCAATTGTGAAGTCTCAGCCAGTGCCAAAAAATAACAAAGGGCCTGTGAAAGTGGTAGTGGGTAAAACTTTTGATTCCATAGTGATGGATCCAAAGAATGATGTTCTCATAGAGTTCTACGCCCCATGGTGTGGACACTGCAAGAAACTAGAACCAGTGTATAATGAGCTAGGTAAAAAATAcaagaatgagaaaaatctgATTATAGCCAAGATGGATGCTACTGCCAACGACGTGACGAATGACCACTACAAAGTGGAGGGATTCCCCACCATCTACTTTGCTCCGAAGGACAAGAAGAACAACCCTATTAAATTTGAAGGCGGGGACAGAGATTTAGAGCATTTGAGCAAATTTATAGAAGAGCATGCAACAAAACTCTCCAGAACAAAAGAAGAGCTTTAG